A region of the Gemmatimonadaceae bacterium genome:
TGCTTGTATCGCAGGGAATCGATGTGGTACCGTTCGACCTGACACTCGACACGCACGAAAAAACGCTCCTCATTTCGGGTCCGAACACCGGGGGCAAGACAGTGCTCCTCAAATCAGTCGGGTTGTTCGCTGCCATGGCTCAGGCCGGTTTCCCTGTGCCCGTCAGCACGGGCTCACGCTTCTCGGTTTTTGATGACGTCTACACGGACGTGGGCGACGAGCAGTCGATTTCTTCGAGCCTGTCGACTTTCAGCGCTCATCTGAAGAATTTGTCGGAAATACTGAGCGCCGCGACTTGCGCTTCACTGGTCCTCATTGACGAGCTCGGCTCGGGTACCGACCCCCTGGAGGGAGCTGCACTCGGCGGCGCGATTCTCGAATCACTGACTCGGCGCGGCAGCCTCTCGGTAGCAACTACTCACCTCGGGGCGCTCAAGGAATTGGCTGCCGAGGTGCCTGGTGTGGTCAACGCATCGTTGCAATTCGATGCCGTTGCACTTGCCCCGACATACCGCCTGATCAAGGGCATCCCCGGCCGGTCCTACGGTATCAGCATCGCGCGGCGCCTCGCGCTTCCGGAGGATGTTCTGGTCCGAGCCGAGGCCCGCCTTCCAACGGGAGAGCGTGACGTCAACTCGCTTCTCGCGGAACTCGAGTCACGCGAGCAGCGCCTCACTGCAAGCGAAACAGAAGCTGCGTTGATCGCCGAAGACGTCAGAGTCCGCGCCGGCCGGGTTGCCGAGCGCGAACAGGCAGTGCGGGAAAAGGAACGGAGCGCCGAGAGGGATGCGCGCAGGGAGGCGCGGCGCCTGATCCTCGACGCGCGAGCGGAGGTCGATCGCACGATCAGAGTTCTCAAGGAATCGGCGGCTGAGGCGTCAGATGCGGCCGCCCGCGATGCGAGGCGCCGAATTGAACAGCTGGCGGCGGCGGAAGGCAACGCTTTGGTTGCAGTCGACCATCCGGGGGAGTCGGATGCGCCGACGGAAATTGGCTCCGGCGGCGAACGGATTGCGGAGGGCGATTTTGTCGCGGTTCCTGCGTTGGGTGGGCGCACTGCCCGAGTGATGGAGCTGCGCGACAACGACGCCATTGTAGCGGCGGGTTCGATCAAGCTTTCAGTCCCTGTCGGCAGCCTCCGAATCGTTGCCCCTCCCGCGCCTGGAGAAAAAATTCATGTTGCGGTCCGGGGCGACATCCCCGAGCCTGAAGCAAAGAGCGAGATAGACCTTCGTGGAATGCGAGTAGGCGAGATAGACGATTTGGTTATGCATGCCGTCGACTCCGCAGTTCGCGCGGATCTCAGGACGTTGCGCATCATCCACGGAAAAGGGACTGGGGTGCTCCGCGAACGCGTCGCGGAAATGCTCCGGAAAGAGACGCGAATTGTGTCATTCAGGCTGGGTGCGTGGAACGAAGGGGGTGCGGGTGTCACCATGGCGGACCTCGCTTGATTCCGGAAGAAGTAGTGGAACAGGTGCGGGAAGCAGCGGATATCGTTGCGATCATCGGTGAATACGTTCCCCTCAAGCGAACCGGCTCCGACTTCAGGGGGCCGTGTCCGTTCCATCAGGGCACACGCCGCAATTTTTCAGTGGTGCCGGCCAAACGTATCTATCACTGCTTCGTATGTGGCGAAACCGGAGATGTCTTCAGGTTTCTGACAAAGCGCCTCGGAATGGAATGGCCTGAGGCCGTGAGGATGGTCGGCGACAAGGCTGGCGTGCAGGTGCCCGAATCCAGGGCACGCACCCAGGGCCCCGATCCTCGCGAACCGGCGTGGGAGCTGCAGGCCACTGCCGCTGCATACTTCCAGCAGATGCTTTGGAACGAGGGAGTGGGAGCGGCCGCTCGGCGGTATCTTGAAGAGCGCGCGATAAGCCGTCCGGTTGCCGAGGAGTCGGGTGTAGGATTCGCACCGCGAGAGATTGGCCTGATGCGCTCATACATGAACGCGCTTGGCTTCGACGATGCGCGCCTGCTTGACGCAGGCCTTCTGGTGACGAAGGATCAGGATAGTGAACCCCGGCCGCGGTTCAGGGACAGGCTCATGTTCCCGATTCTGGACACGCTCGGGCGCAACGTGGGGTTTGGCGGGCGCCTGCTAGGGCCGGGGGAGCCGAAATACCTCAATTCGTCAGAGTCTTCCGTCTTCCTGAAAGGAAAACTTCTTTACGGATTGAATCGATCGCGTAACGCCATTCGACGAGCCGACCGAGCGCTTGTGGTGGAAGGTTACTTTGACGCGCTCCGGCTGGTTGCTGCGGGCGTCGATGAAGTCGTGGCCCCGCTGGGCACGGCGCTTACCGAGGCGCAGGTGACGCTGCTTGGCAAATACTCGAGAAACGTCTTTCTGCTCTATGACAGCGATGCCGCCGGCCTCAAGGCTACCTTTCGCGCCGGAGACGAACTTCTCCGCCAGAAGTTCTCTGTTCGGGTGGTGACATTGCCGCCCGGCGAGGACCCGGACAGCTTTGTTCGCGCTTCGGGAGCGGAGGGTCTCGAGGCAGCATTGTCGTCCGCTATCGATGTCTTCGATCGGAAGATTCAAATTCTCGACCGGGCAGGCTGGTTTGGTGAACTCCAGAAAAAACGTCGCGCGCTGGATCGACTGCTTCCGACGATACGAGCTACGTCTGATGCATTGATGCAGGATCTGTACATCAGGCGAGCGAGTGAGGTCACGGGTGTTGATCGCGAGATCCTGCTTCGTGAAATTGGTCCGACGGCCGGTGACATCGCTCCGGCTGCGAGTCGTGCCGAACCGCGGCGGGTGGCAACCCCGGCAATCCGGAGCCGTCCCGGCGACCGGGTTGAAACTGTTGCCGACGGGGGAGCGTCTGCAGAGAAGGAGCTTGTGCGCGCAATGTTGCAACAACGGTCGCGCGTGGAAAGCATTGCCGAACGAGTCGGTCCTGACAGCTTCAGGAATCCGCGGTTCAGTGAGATCTTTGCCGCGATGCTGCAAAGCGACCCCGAGGCGTCGATCGAAGACATCTCGGCGAAGCTAAGCGCCGATGGTATCGCAGTAGCCGAGGAACTGCTTGGAGATGGCGAGACACATGTGAATCCGGCGAAGACGATCGAGGATTCCCTGACGCGGCTGCACGTGCGCGACATGGAAGACAGGATGAATGCGATAGATCGATTGTTGCCACTGGGGAATGATATTGACAAGGCGGAGTTGGACGAGGAGCGTAATAACCTCATCGTTCAGATGCGAGCTTCCGGGAGGGGGCCGTGGAAGGCAATACGGACGTGACGACTACCGTGACCAGGAGATAGACAGGATGCCCAGCGAAGTCGAAGCACTATTGGCGCTGCAGTCGGACGATTCACGGATAAGGGATCTTGAGGAGCAGATTCGCGCGCTCGATCCGCGGCTCGCTGCCCTCGACAAGAAACGGGAGTCGGCTGCGACCGCGCTTGCGAGATCTCGTACTGCGGTCGAGGGGGAAGAAAAACGCCAGCGCGAGCTGCATGAAAAGATTGCACAGCACAAACAGATTCAGGAGCGCAACCTCGCCCAGTTCGACGCCGTCAAAAAGCTGAAGGAAGCTACCGCGGCGATGGCGCAGGTTGAGTCCGCGCGGCGGATCATCGCCGAGGACGAAAGTGAGCTGCTGGCGCTTACTCGCCGGCTCGCTGACATGCGAATCGCCGTTCAGGCGCAGGAGGCAACGCTCCATGCTGTAGAAGAGGAACAATCGACCGCTCGCCAGGCGATAGCTGAAGAACGAGCGGAGATCGACGCGGCGCTGGCGCAATCGCGTCTCGACCGGGGCGCGAAAACAAGTGGTGTGTCAGGCTCGATGCTCGGAAAGTATGACCGCATTCGCACCAGGCGCGCGCAAGCGCTGTATCCGCTGCGAGGGGAGTCTTGCGGGCATTGCGACACTGCTATCCCCATGCAGCGGCGGAATCACCTTGCGGTTAACGGAACCATCGACGTTTGCGAAGCGTGCGGCGTACTGCTGTACCGCTCGGCAATGGTTTGATCGGAGCTCGCACGACATCAGTTCGTTTCGATCCGGTTTTCCGGCTGGGGCCGGCGCCGTGATGGCGCTGGCGGCTCGGCCAAGGGCGCGGTGGGTTGTGCCGCGCGTCCCCGATCCGGCTGCCGTGGCCGGACTCTGCTCGTCACTCCACGTCCCGGAGCCCGTCGCCAACCTGCTGCTGTTGCGCGGGCATGCCGACGCTGGCCTGGCGCAGCGATTCCTGCGGCCCAGCCTCGATCAACTGCACGATGCATCGACAATGCGTGGTGCGGCCCAGGCAGTGGAGCGACTTGCCCGTGCGTGTGTGACTGGAGAAACGGTCATGGTTCACGGCGATTATGATGTCGACGGAATATGTTCCACGACGATCATGGTCAAAGTGCTTCGCAAGTTCGGATCGAATGGGGTCCCATTCATTCCGCATCGCGTCGACGATGGCTACGATCTGGGCAAAGCCGGCGTGCGGGCGGCGGTTGCGGCGGGTGCATCGGTTGTCGTCACCTGCGACTGTGGAACGAGCGCGACCGAACCCGTTGCCGAGCTTTGCGCCGCTGGAATCGATGTGATCATCAGCGATCACCACCTTCCGGGAGGTGCCCTGCCGGATTGTCTCGCCGTGCTCAATCCGCAGCAGAGCGGGTGTGAGTATCCCGACAAGGATCTGGCCGCCGTAGGTGTCGCCTTCAAGCTTGCACTTCTTCTGGCGAAGAAACTTGGACGAAGCGACAATTTCATATGGGCGATGCTGGATCTGGTTGCTCTCGCCACAATTGCAGATGTCGCTCCGCTTCGCGGTGAGAACAGGATTCTGGTTCGGTACGGTATGCGAATGCTGGCCGAAACAAGGAACTTCGGATTGCGGGCAATGCTGAGGGCCTCAGGGATGGACGGAAAACCACTGACCACCGGGAGGGTCGGCTTCATTCTCGCGCCGCGGTTGAACGCGGTTGGACGGATCGGTCACGCGCTTCGGGGCGTCGAGCTCCTCATGACGGACAACGACCATGACGCGAATGTCATCGCGCGTGAGCTGGAGGAGCTGAATGCGCGGCGACAGGAGATCGATCGCGCCGTCCTCGCAGAGGCGCGCGAGATGGTCGAGGCGCTGAGTCTTCCAGATACTTTTGGTATTGTGCTGGCCCGGGAAGGCTGGCACCCGGGCGTGATCGGGATCGTCGCCTCGCGGATCGTCGAAGAGTTCGGCAGACCCACCGTCCTCATCGCGTTGGATGGCAATCAGGGAAAGGGTTCAGGGAGAAGTATCTCTCCGCTCGATCTTCACCGGGCGCTCGGAAAATGCAGCGACCTCCTGCTTCGATACGGGGGGCATCGAGCAGCTGCCGGCGTCACGATCGCGAGAAATAAAGTTGACGAATTTGCCCACCGGTTCAACAGCGTTGCCGCTTCCGTCCTCAAGCCCGAGGATCTTATTCCGGAAATCAAAATTGATATCGAGCTGGGCATCGAGTGCGCCAACGAGAATCTCGAGCGCATGCTCCGTCACTTCGAGCCGTATGGGGTCGGCAATCCGACACCGGTGATGGTCGCCCGTGGTGTCCGACTTGCAGCGTCGCCCCGGAGTGTTGGCAAGGATGGGCTGAAGTTGAGATTGTCAACCGGCACAGGGGAGATCGAAGCGATCGGCTGGGGCATGGCGAAGCGTATTGGAGAATTCAGTATCGACACGCCTGTCGACATTGCTTTCCGGCTGGAGAGAGACCAATACCGCGGAGAGAGCCGGCTGCAGGCGCGCATCGCCGACATCTATCCACAATCCACTATCGCGGACTGATATGCGGATCGTCGCCGGACGCTGGCGCGGACGGAAAATCGAGGCGCCAACCGATAAGCAGGTGCGTCCAACGCTCGACAGCGTCCGCGAGGCCTGGATGAACATCCTGCAGCTCAGCATTCCGGGAGCGAAAGTGCTCGATCTCTATGCTGGTTCCGGTGCACTGGGCCTGGAGGCACTGTCGCGCGGTGCGGTTCACGCGGACTTCGTGGAGAAGGATGGCCGCGTGGTTCGCGCACTGAGGAAGAACGTCGAGATGCTCGATGCAGGTGCGGCGACGACAGTTCATCAAATGGATGCGCTGCGGTACGTGAGCGCGCTCGCGAGCTCGAGCTACGATATTGCGTTCGCAGACCCGCCTTATCTGAGTGAATCGGCGACAGCACTTGCAAGCAAATGGCAGTTGATTCCTTTCGCCGCGCTCCTCAGTATCGAGCACGCCGCCATTCAAACAATGCCGGGCTCGCCGGAAATCCGGCGTTATGGATCCACCGCGATTTCCATCTACCGAAGCGAGGATTAGCGTGGCGACTATCGCGATTTATGCCGGCAGCTTCGATCCGATCACCCGCGGTCATGAGGACCTCATCAAGCGTAGCTGCGCATTCGTCGATCAACTGGTTGTAGCAGTTGCGACCAATAACTCGAAACAGCCTCTCTTTACGCCAGATGAAAGGGTTGAGCTCATCACCAGCGCAGTAGGGTCGGATCCATGCATCGAGGTGAGGCAGTTCCAGGGTTTGCTCGTGAACTTCGCCCGCGACGTGGGAGCGTCACTCATCATCCGCGGACTGCGCGCTGTCAGCGATTTTGAATACGAGTTCCAGATGGCGCTGATGAACCGGCATCTTTCTCCCGAGCTCGAGACTGTCTTCATGGTTCCGTCGGTCGAGACTACCTACATCAGCTCCAGCATCATCAGAGAGATTGCGCAGCACGGTGGTGAGCTGGAAGGACTCGTCCATCCTTCGGTTGAGGCAGCTTTGCGGCATCGATTCGACCGGCAGCAGCCACCGGCGTGAACGATTTCATCACGAGCGTGCGCGCGCGCGCGCGGTCTCTGGGCTGTACGGTGCTGTTTCCGGAGAGCAGCGACGAACGGATACTCGAGGCCGTCCGCATCCTCGACCGCGAGGGCATCGTTCGTCCTGTCCTTGTACTCGACCCCGCGACGCCCGGCTCGCACAACGCCGCACGTGAGACCGGCATCGATTGCATAGTCGCGGACGGATTGCCGCTCCTGCGCTTCGCTGGCGCTCTCGTTGCGCGAGGCGAGTACGATGCCTGCGTCGCCGGTGCTGTGTTTCCCACCAGTCAGGTGGTGCGAGCGGCGTTGCGAACGATCGGGCCGGCGGCGGGAGTGACTACGATCTCGAGCGCGTTTTATATGGTTGCCAACGGTCCGTGGGAGGCACGCGCCAGTGTACTTACGTTTACCGATTGCGCTGTGGTTCCTCATCCGACCGCCACCCAGCTGGCAGATATTGCAATATCGGCCGCTGGTGACCGGCGGCGAATCGTCGGGGATGAGCCGCGGGTGGCGCTCCTGTCCTTCAGTACTCGAGGTAGCGGTCGCGGCCCGTCGATCGACACCATCAGCCACGCGCTCACAATCATTCGCGAGAGGGAGCCCGAGCTCGCCGTGGACGGAGAATTGCAAGGCGACGCCGCATTGGTTCCATCGGTGGCGGCGCGCAAGGATCCTGGCGGAATTCTGGGTGGCGAAGCGAACGTACTCGTGTTTCCTACTCTCGACGCGGGCAATATCGCTTACAAGCTCGTTCAGCGTCTGTCCGGAGCGAGCGCAATCGGACCGATACTCCAGGGCCTTGCGCGGCCGGCCGCCGATCTCTCGCGCGGCGCCCGGCCAGAAGACATTATTAACGTCGCCGCGATCGCTGCGCTGCAGTCGGTGACGACACCGTTTGATGTACACACCCGGAGAAGAGAATGAGCTTTGCAATGAACAAGCAGGACGAAGTCGTTGTGGTGGATGTCGAAGGTCAGCTGATAGTCGGCAACCGTCAGGAACTGAAGCAGAAAGTTCTCGATGAGCTGGAGAGGGGGGAGAAAAAGTTCCTCATCGATTTCAGCCGGACAGGCTACATCGACAGCTCAGGTCTCGGCGTCCTGGTTTCGCTGTCGAAGAAGATCCGCGAACAGGGCGGGGAGCTGAGGCTTGCCAATCTGAACGACGATCTCCAGACGCTTTTCGAGCTCACCAAGCTCGATACGCTCTTTCAGATTTCCGATACGCGGGAGCGCGCGCTCGAGAGTCTCTGATGGCCGAGCCGCACGTCGCGCTCGATATCGAGATTCCCAGCGACGTTAGTTATATCGAAGGAGTGGTGGAGCTCGCGGCACTGCGATGCCATGAACTCCACATCCCTTCGAGGAAATGCACACTCAATGTCCGCGTTGCTCTCGCTGAGGCGCTGTCCAATGCGATCCTGCGTGGCAATGGCGGTACCGGCAGGCACGTGCGTGTCCGCGCAATGGTGAGTGATGACGCGCTGGTGTTCGATATCGTCGATGACGGACCGGGCTTCGACATGAACTCCACCCGCAAGGATCCCACGACCCCCGAGAACATTTTGCGCGAAGACGGGCGTGGCCTGTTTCTGATGCACCGTTTGATGGACCGGGTAGAGCGCTTCGTCGACGAGGGAAATGTTGTCAGGTTGACGCTCAACCGGGAATGAAAGAGCTGGAATCGGTATTCGCGGCTTTCCGCGAGACAACCCATTGCGATGCGGCGGTGTGGACTGCCCGCGGCAGTGCCGGAACCGCGCTCACTCCGATCGTTCGGTCCAGCCAGCGCCTGGCGCCGCCGGACACGCTTCCGGACTACGGTTCAACCGCAGCGATCCGGGCTGACTCCGGAACCACTGTCGTAGTCAGCGTGCCGGGGGCGAATCGCACCTGGCTCGTCGTCGGACCGACCGAGTCGGATATGGCGGAGGCGAATGCCCATGTGCGGCTGCTGCTTCCGGTCGTTGCGCACATGCTGCGTGGCGCGCAGGAAGTTGAGCATGCCGCAATGGAGCTCGCCGAACGATATGAGGAGATCAATCTCCTGTACACGATCGGCGACATACTCGGCCGAACCGTTACCCTCGAGGAAGCTGCAGCAACCATCCTCACCGAGATATCCGAGACCGTCGGCGCGCGTCGTTCCTCCATACTCGTCCATGAGCCGATTACAGGAATGCTGCAGGTAGTTGCCTCGATCGGCGTCGACGCCTCGGGAGCGAAGGCAATAAGTGTCGATGACCCTGCCTGCGTTTCTGCCCGCGTTTTCAGAACCCAGCATCCGCTGACCGTGGATGAAGGGGAAATGGATTGCGAACTGGAGCTGCCATATCGCCGGGGTGAGATGCTATCGGTTCCGATCATGTGGACAACACCGTCAGGAGGCGAGCCCCTTGGCGTGGTCAATCTGTCGGACCGGCGGTCGCGCCAGCCTTTCAGCGCGGGAGATCAAAAACTCGTAGCGGCGATAGCCACGCAGATCGGTACCGCCATTCAGAACGCCCGCCTCGTTCGGTCGTCGATGGAGCAGCAGCGGCACATGCAGGAGATGCGCCTTGCTCATGATCTCCAGATGAAACTGCTGCCCAACCCGTCGATCGTTGCGCCAGAGGCAGACGTTGCGGCGAGAGTTGTTCCGGCCGAAAGTGTCGGCGGGGACTTCTATCATCTCTTCCGGGCGCCGGGCGGACGAACGGGAATCATGATTGGTGATGTCTCCGGCCACGGCTACAGAGCAGCGCTAATCATGGCGCTCGCGATGAGCGCGTCTGCAATTCACGCGCAGAACACGTCCGATCCCGGACAGATGTTGTCGATGCTTTACTTATCCCTCCGCGACGAGCTGGCAACGACCGAGATGTTCATCTCGGTTTTTTTTGGCCTTCTCGAACATGACGGGTCGATGTTTCGCTATGCCAACACCGGCCACCCTCACGCCTTCATCTTTCCCGCCGCGGGAGAGCCGTCGCGGCTTCTGGCGAGCAGCCCACCGCTTGGCATGAGCGAGCAGGCTCCACTCGCCTCGGCCGCGCCCTGGAGCGCGAAATCTGATCTCCTCGTTCTGTTTACCGATGGAATTCCCGACTTACGCAACTCCAATGGAGATCGCCTCGGTGAGGCGCGCGTGCTCGAGGTCATCTCGAAACACCGTAGCGAGCCCGTCAGTGACATCCTCGACCGCGTCTTTGACCTGTTGCGCAGTTACAGCGGGGAAGTCCCAAGTCCGGACGATCTTACGCTCGTGGTGCTCCGAAGCTGATGTCGCGCGGATTACGCGCGCATCCTCCGGTACTCAAGCGGTTTGGACAACACTTCCTGATCGATTCAGATGTTGTCGAGGCAATCGCGGATGCTCTGAATCCGCTGTCCGACGATGTCATCGTCGAAATCGGATCGGGGCGGGGGGCGCTCACAGACGTTCTGGCACGGCAGGCGCACGGTTCCCAATTGGTGCTTGCGATAGAAATCGACCGTGCGCTGGCGGCGATTCTGATCAGGCGTTTTCAGGCGGTCCCCAATGTCAGGGTAATCGAGGGCGACATTCTCGAAATGGACGTCGCCTCTCTTGCCAATGCCCCGTTTGTTGTAGCGGGAAACGTTCCGTACTACATCACGACGCCGATACTATTTCGCGTATTGCGCCCGCCTTTCCCGCGTCGCGCCGTGTTTCTCCTGCAGCGGGAGGTTGCGGACCGGATAGTGGCTTCACCGGGATCGAAGACCTATGGTGCCTTGTCGGTCACCATTCAGGCAACCTCGGATGCAGTCATCGTCTGCAACGTTCCAGCCGCGGCCTTTAAACCGCCGCCGAAGGTGGAATCGGCGGTAGTCCGAATCTCGCCGCGAGCAACAGGATTGATCGAACCGCACGAGGTTGAGGATTTCCGCGTGTTCGTCCAGGGATCGTTCGGAATGCGCCGGAAGCAGATGATCAATGTGCTGAGGGCGGTCGGACGTCAAGCGTCTGCCGATGCAGCCCGGATTCTTGAAAGCCTGGGGATCGATCCGAAGGCACGGCCCGAAACGCTGACACCAGAACAGTTCGTTGCCCTCATGCGGCGAGCAGCCGCCGGCGATGCGAGAAAATAAAACGCCCAGTGTGTGCCCAGCCCCCCGCCATTTCAAGCTCGCGAGCCATTCGACTTCCAGCCCTCTCTAGCGCTCAGGATTTCGATTCGTGAGTGCGAACGTTAGCGCTTCGAGTTCCATCGCCATGTTCATGGTGCGAAGCGTAACGTCTGCTGGCACCGTTAGCTGAACGGGGGCGAAGCTGAGGATTGCCTTGATTCCCATAGCTGAAACGCGGTCGGCAAGCAATTGTGCATCGTCGGCCGGGACAGCCAGAACGGCGATCTGGAACTGCATCTGTGCGTTGTCCGACTCGAGTGCGGCAACATCACGTACCGACACCGCGCCCCAGCGACTTCCAATCTTGTCGCTATCAGTGTCGTAAACCCCGCTGACCATAAAGCCGCGCTCGACGAATCCAGCGTAACGCGCCAGTGCTGCGCCGATTTTGCCAGCACCGATTATGCACACCCGCCATTGACGCCCCAGACCAAGGATCTCGCGAAGCCGGGACGAAAGCTCGGGTACCGAATACCCCAGACCGCGCTTTCCGAAAGATCCGAAAAACGACAGGTCTTTTCGCACCTGGGCCGAGGTCGTGCCTCCCAACCTGGCCAGCTCCTCACTCGATGTCGTGAGCATGCCTTGTTGTTCGATCTCCTCAAGGAAGCTGAGATATACCGACAGCCGTCGGATCTTTGATTCTGCTATGCGTTTCACGTATGGGCGGGCTTGTGAATTAGTTCACAAGATAGAAGCTGGCCGACGGAGCGGCAACCGACTCACGGGCAAGCCGCGCCAGCAGGAGCTATGTTGATCGCTCAATGGCTGTGCATGTGAGTTCCGAGATTGGACAGATGCGCGCGGTGCTCGTTCACCCGCCGGGGGCTGAGCTTCTGGCGGTGACCCCCGCAACCCGCGCCGATTATCTGTACGACGACATCATGGATGTCTCACAGGCGCAACGCGAACACAAGCGTTTCGTTGCGATTCTGGAGCGGTTCACCGACGTCTACGAGGTGCGAGACCTCTTGGCGGAAGTCGTTGCCGACGACGCAACCAAACAGGCACTGATCCGGGATACGCTCGATATAATTCCGTCGGAGCCGCTGGCTCGAGAGCTCCAGGAGCTTGCTCCCGGGGAGTTCGTGCAAACATTAATCGAAGGGAAAGAGGAAACGCCGGGCCAGCTCACGCGAGCGCTCAACGAAACCGGCTACATGCTGCCGCCGCTACCGAATCTTTTTTTCACGCGCGATGTCGCGATGGGAATCAACGACCACGTCATGATCGGGTCGATGCGGTACGGCGTGCGATGGACGGAAGAGCTGATCATGAAAGCGATCTTTCAATACCACCCGCTCGCCGCCAACCGCGGCATCCTGTACGACGGATCGCGGGAACACCGTATGAATTACACCCTCGAGGGCGGTGACGTGCATCCTCTTCGGCGCGATACGCTCATGATTGGGTTCAGCGAGCGCTCGAGCCCTGCCGCAATCGATAACCTGGCAACGGTTGTGTTTGAGCGCACCGAAGTGACTGACATCATTATTGTCATCATGCCCGGGGAAGAATCGGCGATCCATCTGGATATGATCTTCACTCAGGTGGACAGGGAACTATGCGTCGTCCACCCACCTCATTTCATGGGTCCTGAGCGATTGCCGATTTTGCACTGGAAGAAGAAGAACGGCCGCATGCGCGAGATGGCGAACGTCTTCGATGCCCTTGAGGCGTGTGGCATTGCAATGGAGCCCATTCACTGCGGGGGTGAGCGGCGAATCATGCAGGAGCGGGAGCAGTGGGCATCCGGATGCAATTTTGTAGCTATCCGGCCGGGCCTCGTATTGTCGTATGCCCGCAATGAGTCAACGCTCTTGGAAATGGAAAAGACAGGATTCAGAGTAGTCGGGGCTGCCGCGTTCCTCAGCGGCGAAGACAGGATAAATGATCATGAGAGAGCTGTGATTACGTTCGACGGCAGCGAACTAGTGCGCGGCGGGGGTGGTCCGCGGTGCATGAGCTGTCCGATAACGCGGGACGATCCGTGGGTATGACATCTCATGGCATACAGGCGCACGCTGAGCCTTCGCTGCTGATTGACCGTGCTGCGCGCTATCTCGCAATCGGGCCCGCCGACGCGGTTGACCTTATCGGACATGTCTGCAACCTTCCCCGCGCGCCGCGCATCGTTGCGGAGCATATGGCCGTTGCCCTGCTCGCGGGAAGGCGTGACTTCGAGCGCGACCTGATGGGCCGATGGCTGCTGAGTGAAAGCACTGTTGTCTACAGTCCCCGCGTCGCGCCCGCACCTCCGGTGACGGCTGTTGGCTGGCGGAAGCGAGGCGCACCGACTCCGGAACCGCTGGCCGGTCTCTCCTACGTTGTCGTCGATGTCGAGACCACCGGAGGGAGCCCACCACACGACCGCATCACCGAATTCGCCGCAGTAGTGGTACGTGACGGTGAGATCCGCGAAGTCTTCGAAACGCTCGTCAACCCGGAGCGCTCCATTCCGACGTTCGTCACCCGGCTCACCAACATCAGCTGGGAAATGGTCAGAGATGCACCGAAGTTCGCCGACATTGCTCCCCGCGTGAGGGAAGCGCTCGAAGGCAATGTCTTCGTTGCCCACAATGCCCAGTTCGACTGGAAATTCGTCTGCTCCGAGATGAACCGGGCTTCGGGTAAATCGCTCATTGGCCGGCGACTGTGCACCGTCAAGCTCGCACGGAAACTTCTGCCTCAGCTTCACAGGAGGTCGCTCGATTTCGTGGCGAACTACTACGGCGTTGAAATCAGACGCAGGCATCGCGCGGGCGGCGATGCACTCGCCACCGCACATTGCCTGCTGCGTCTGCTGAACGACGCAACGGAGCGCGGCTGCGACACCTGGCACGAGCTCGACCTTCTGCTTGGCGTGCGGTCGGCACGCAAGCGCAGGAGGCCAAGCGCCCTTCCGACATCGGTGACAAGGGATACCACCGCGTGACGGCACCAACGCCT
Encoded here:
- a CDS encoding endonuclease MutS2 → MNSHTLGVLEYGRAVETVAARAHSALGAERVREALPARDRGWIEHEHARVSAVRALIDNDAAWKPEQIADIRPSLGRLRVAGASLNAADFLTLLAFLRASRITAERLADDRLPVISIALIRSEIAALVAARREEKAIDDVVRDDGDVRDDASPQLRRIRRELRGAQGELVKLLERLMSRLEEHHQVQDMSVTVRNGRFVIPVRREARTAIGGLVHDTSSTGATLFVEPPAAIEAGNRIRELESDELREVDRILSELTEVVRPLREPLAAALEALVTLDSLYARARYATEDGCGLVEFDAEGSGFTIIRGRHPLLVSQGIDVVPFDLTLDTHEKTLLISGPNTGGKTVLLKSVGLFAAMAQAGFPVPVSTGSRFSVFDDVYTDVGDEQSISSSLSTFSAHLKNLSEILSAATCASLVLIDELGSGTDPLEGAALGGAILESLTRRGSLSVATTHLGALKELAAEVPGVVNASLQFDAVALAPTYRLIKGIPGRSYGISIARRLALPEDVLVRAEARLPTGERDVNSLLAELESREQRLTASETEAALIAEDVRVRAGRVAEREQAVREKERSAERDARREARRLILDARAEVDRTIRVLKESAAEASDAAARDARRRIEQLAAAEGNALVAVDHPGESDAPTEIGSGGERIAEGDFVAVPALGGRTARVMELRDNDAIVAAGSIKLSVPVGSLRIVAPPAPGEKIHVAVRGDIPEPEAKSEIDLRGMRVGEIDDLVMHAVDSAVRADLRTLRIIHGKGTGVLRERVAEMLRKETRIVSFRLGAWNEGGAGVTMADLA
- the dnaG gene encoding DNA primase codes for the protein MIPEEVVEQVREAADIVAIIGEYVPLKRTGSDFRGPCPFHQGTRRNFSVVPAKRIYHCFVCGETGDVFRFLTKRLGMEWPEAVRMVGDKAGVQVPESRARTQGPDPREPAWELQATAAAYFQQMLWNEGVGAAARRYLEERAISRPVAEESGVGFAPREIGLMRSYMNALGFDDARLLDAGLLVTKDQDSEPRPRFRDRLMFPILDTLGRNVGFGGRLLGPGEPKYLNSSESSVFLKGKLLYGLNRSRNAIRRADRALVVEGYFDALRLVAAGVDEVVAPLGTALTEAQVTLLGKYSRNVFLLYDSDAAGLKATFRAGDELLRQKFSVRVVTLPPGEDPDSFVRASGAEGLEAALSSAIDVFDRKIQILDRAGWFGELQKKRRALDRLLPTIRATSDALMQDLYIRRASEVTGVDREILLREIGPTAGDIAPAASRAEPRRVATPAIRSRPGDRVETVADGGASAEKELVRAMLQQRSRVESIAERVGPDSFRNPRFSEIFAAMLQSDPEASIEDISAKLSADGIAVAEELLGDGETHVNPAKTIEDSLTRLHVRDMEDRMNAIDRLLPLGNDIDKAELDEERNNLIVQMRASGRGPWKAIRT
- the recJ gene encoding single-stranded-DNA-specific exonuclease RecJ: MALAARPRARWVVPRVPDPAAVAGLCSSLHVPEPVANLLLLRGHADAGLAQRFLRPSLDQLHDASTMRGAAQAVERLARACVTGETVMVHGDYDVDGICSTTIMVKVLRKFGSNGVPFIPHRVDDGYDLGKAGVRAAVAAGASVVVTCDCGTSATEPVAELCAAGIDVIISDHHLPGGALPDCLAVLNPQQSGCEYPDKDLAAVGVAFKLALLLAKKLGRSDNFIWAMLDLVALATIADVAPLRGENRILVRYGMRMLAETRNFGLRAMLRASGMDGKPLTTGRVGFILAPRLNAVGRIGHALRGVELLMTDNDHDANVIARELEELNARRQEIDRAVLAEAREMVEALSLPDTFGIVLAREGWHPGVIGIVASRIVEEFGRPTVLIALDGNQGKGSGRSISPLDLHRALGKCSDLLLRYGGHRAAAGVTIARNKVDEFAHRFNSVAASVLKPEDLIPEIKIDIELGIECANENLERMLRHFEPYGVGNPTPVMVARGVRLAASPRSVGKDGLKLRLSTGTGEIEAIGWGMAKRIGEFSIDTPVDIAFRLERDQYRGESRLQARIADIYPQSTIAD